A single Manduca sexta isolate Smith_Timp_Sample1 chromosome 11, JHU_Msex_v1.0, whole genome shotgun sequence DNA region contains:
- the LOC115452343 gene encoding beta-1,4-galactosyltransferase 2-like isoform X3 yields MNGHGTYDFIAKEDILRNLHAETAVNFTSSAVIDCEYYDILSDDTTLSQSLVDGDLVEGHGIREGGEYAPQECKPKYSTAIIVPYRDRAEQLRGFLVYMHTFFRRQRIHYRIFVVEQVDSRLFNRAKLMNIGAVAAMKAGFPCLVLHDVDLLPLRPANIYACSKCPRHMSSSINKFRFVLPYLTLFGGAIAIISKQYKDINGMSNEYFGWGGEDDDLYSRLEASNLKVCRFEPETSRYHMVPHRSTQKGYVYIVFMCKNIYAIVSLYSLPSILPSQPMHWLQKVRKSKILIQIAY; encoded by the exons ATGAATGGACATGGGACATACGACTTTATTGCAAAAGAAGATATTTTACGTAATCTTCACGCCGAGACTGCAGTAAATTTTACAAGCTCTGCGGTGATTGATTGtgaatattatgatatactATCGGATGACACAACGCTATCGCAGAGTCTAGTTGACGGAGATTTAGTCGAGGGTCATGGTATACGTGAAGGGGGCGAATACGCGCCGCAGGAATGCAAGCCGAAGTATAGCACAGCTATCATCGTGccttatag agATCGAGCAGAGCAATTACGAGGGTTCTTAGTGTATATGCATACTTTCTTCCGGCGACAAAGAATACATTACCGAATATTTGTAGTGGAGCAAGTGGACTCACGTCTGTTCAACAGAGCTAAGTTGATGAACATAGGAGCTGTGGCTGCAATGAAAGCTGGCTTTCCATGTCTAGTACTACATGATGTTGATCTTCTGCCATTACGTCCTGCCAATATATATGCTTGCAGTAAATGTCCAAGACATATGTCTTCAAGCATCAATAAATTTAG aTTTGTCCTGCCTTATTTAACACTATTTGGTGGTGCTATAGCAATAATTTCCAAacaatataaagatataaatggAATGAGCAATGAATATTTTGGGTGGGGAGGTGAAGATGATGATTTATATTCTCGTCTTGAAGCTAGTAATTTGAAAGTGTGCCGGTTTGAGCCTGAAACCAGCAGGTATCACATGGTCCCTCACAGATCAACACAGAAAGGGTATGTGTACATAGtatttatgtgtaaaaatatatatgctatTGTGTCCTTGTATTCACTTCCATCCATATTGCCGTCACAGCCAATGCATTGGCTTCAAAAAGTACGTAAATCTAAAATTTTGATCCAAATTGCATATTAG
- the LOC115452343 gene encoding beta-1,4-N-acetylgalactosaminyltransferase bre-4-like isoform X2, with the protein MRHPYRKKIIYCGLVIIILIIFLHPDMNGHGTYDFIAKEDILRNLHAETAVNFTSSAVIDCEYYDILSDDTTLSQSLVDGDLVEGHGIREGGEYAPQECKPKYSTAIIVPYRDRAEQLRGFLVYMHTFFRRQRIHYRIFVVEQVDSRLFNRAKLMNIGAVAAMKAGFPCLVLHDVDLLPLRPANIYACSKCPRHMSSSINKFRFVLPYLTLFGGAIAIISKQYKDINGMSNEYFGWGGEDDDLYSRLEASNLKVCRFEPETSRYHMVPHRSTQKGEAKKKLLSSAKKRMLEDGLSSLQYVEVATVLHPLFTHIMVDL; encoded by the exons ATGCGCCAtccatatagaaaaaaaattatatattgtggcttagttataataattctcataatatttttacatccaGACATGAATGGACATGGGACATACGACTTTATTGCAAAAGAAGATATTTTACGTAATCTTCACGCCGAGACTGCAGTAAATTTTACAAGCTCTGCGGTGATTGATTGtgaatattatgatatactATCGGATGACACAACGCTATCGCAGAGTCTAGTTGACGGAGATTTAGTCGAGGGTCATGGTATACGTGAAGGGGGCGAATACGCGCCGCAGGAATGCAAGCCGAAGTATAGCACAGCTATCATCGTGccttatag agATCGAGCAGAGCAATTACGAGGGTTCTTAGTGTATATGCATACTTTCTTCCGGCGACAAAGAATACATTACCGAATATTTGTAGTGGAGCAAGTGGACTCACGTCTGTTCAACAGAGCTAAGTTGATGAACATAGGAGCTGTGGCTGCAATGAAAGCTGGCTTTCCATGTCTAGTACTACATGATGTTGATCTTCTGCCATTACGTCCTGCCAATATATATGCTTGCAGTAAATGTCCAAGACATATGTCTTCAAGCATCAATAAATTTAG aTTTGTCCTGCCTTATTTAACACTATTTGGTGGTGCTATAGCAATAATTTCCAAacaatataaagatataaatggAATGAGCAATGAATATTTTGGGTGGGGAGGTGAAGATGATGATTTATATTCTCGTCTTGAAGCTAGTAATTTGAAAGTGTGCCGGTTTGAGCCTGAAACCAGCAGGTATCACATGGTCCCTCACAGATCAACACAGAAAGG tgAAGCAAAGAAGAAGCTGTTAAGTTCAGCTAAGAAACGTATGTTGGAAGACGGTTTAAGTTCCTTGCAATATGTAGAGGTAGCAACAGTACTCCATCCACTATTTACTCATATCATGGTTGACTTGTAG
- the LOC115452343 gene encoding beta-1,4-galactosyltransferase 2-like isoform X1, translating into MRHPYRKKIIYCGLVIIILIIFLHPDMNGHGTYDFIAKEDILRNLHAETAVNFTSSAVIDCEYYDILSDDTTLSQSLVDGDLVEGHGIREGGEYAPQECKPKYSTAIIVPYRDRAEQLRGFLVYMHTFFRRQRIHYRIFVVEQVDSRLFNRAKLMNIGAVAAMKAGFPCLVLHDVDLLPLRPANIYACSKCPRHMSSSINKFRFVLPYLTLFGGAIAIISKQYKDINGMSNEYFGWGGEDDDLYSRLEASNLKVCRFEPETSRYHMVPHRSTQKGYVYIVFMCKNIYAIVSLYSLPSILPSQPMHWLQKVRKSKILIQIAY; encoded by the exons ATGCGCCAtccatatagaaaaaaaattatatattgtggcttagttataataattctcataatatttttacatccaGACATGAATGGACATGGGACATACGACTTTATTGCAAAAGAAGATATTTTACGTAATCTTCACGCCGAGACTGCAGTAAATTTTACAAGCTCTGCGGTGATTGATTGtgaatattatgatatactATCGGATGACACAACGCTATCGCAGAGTCTAGTTGACGGAGATTTAGTCGAGGGTCATGGTATACGTGAAGGGGGCGAATACGCGCCGCAGGAATGCAAGCCGAAGTATAGCACAGCTATCATCGTGccttatag agATCGAGCAGAGCAATTACGAGGGTTCTTAGTGTATATGCATACTTTCTTCCGGCGACAAAGAATACATTACCGAATATTTGTAGTGGAGCAAGTGGACTCACGTCTGTTCAACAGAGCTAAGTTGATGAACATAGGAGCTGTGGCTGCAATGAAAGCTGGCTTTCCATGTCTAGTACTACATGATGTTGATCTTCTGCCATTACGTCCTGCCAATATATATGCTTGCAGTAAATGTCCAAGACATATGTCTTCAAGCATCAATAAATTTAG aTTTGTCCTGCCTTATTTAACACTATTTGGTGGTGCTATAGCAATAATTTCCAAacaatataaagatataaatggAATGAGCAATGAATATTTTGGGTGGGGAGGTGAAGATGATGATTTATATTCTCGTCTTGAAGCTAGTAATTTGAAAGTGTGCCGGTTTGAGCCTGAAACCAGCAGGTATCACATGGTCCCTCACAGATCAACACAGAAAGGGTATGTGTACATAGtatttatgtgtaaaaatatatatgctatTGTGTCCTTGTATTCACTTCCATCCATATTGCCGTCACAGCCAATGCATTGGCTTCAAAAAGTACGTAAATCTAAAATTTTGATCCAAATTGCATATTAG